The Streptomyces sp. 11x1 genomic sequence CGCGCCGAGCGGCGAGAAGCCGGCGTTGAGGTCGAGCGCCGCCTTCAGGGTCGTGCGGGCGTCCTTCTTGTCGCCGGCCGCGTACTCGACCATGCCACGGTGGTACAGGAAGGTCGCGTCCTTGTAGCCGGTGGCGGTGGCCCGGCGCGCGTACGGCAGGGCCTCCTCGTCGCGGCCGTTGACGTGCAGCGCCCAGGCGAGGGCGTCCGCCGTGTGCACCGTCTCGCGGCGCTTGAACTCGGCCTCCGCGGCCCGCAGCGCGGCCTTGGTGTCGCCGTGGTCGGCGGCGGCCAGCGCGGTGTCGAGGTCGGCGTTGACGCCGTTGGCGCGAGCGATGGCGGTGTAGGCGTCCACCAGCGCGTACTGGTCGTTCGCCTTGGTCCTGTCGCCCTCGGCCTCGTACAGCTCGCCGAGTACGACGAGCGGTCCCGGCAGCGGGTAGGAGGAGACCACCTGCTCCAGGCCGCGGATCGCCTCCGCGCCGTCGCCGCTCGCGGCCTGGGCGCGGGCGCGGCCCTCAAGGGCGGGGAGGTAGGTGTCGTCGGCGCCGAGGGCGCGGGCGTAGTGGTCGAGCGCGGTCCTGTGATCGCCCTGCTTCCAGGCGAGTTGGCCGAGCTGGGTGGCCACGTAGGCGATGTCGCCGCGGGTGGCCGCCGAGTCCAGGGCCTGCTCCAGCACGCGTCGGGCGGTCTTCACGTCGCCGCGCAGCTCGTACACGTAGGCGTAGCGGGTGAAGACGGGGATGCCGGGGCGGCGGGTGTCGGCGAGGCGGACCGCCGCCAACGCGTCGTCGTAGCGGCCGAGTTCGACGAGGGCGTCGACGCGGCTGCACAGCGCCCGCTCGCTGTACGGGTTCTCCTTCAACGCCCGGTCGGCGAACCGCAGGGCGTCCTCGAACTCGTGGCGGGCGGCGGCGAGGGCGGCGAGGCCCGCGAGCGCCGGGTCGTTGTCCGGGCGCAGCTCCAGCGAGCGCTGCAGGGCCTTCTCGGCCTGCGGGTAGCGGGAGGGGTCGCCCTTGACCCGGGCCTGCTCGACATAGGCGAGGCCGAGCGTGGACCAGGAGCCGAAGTCCTTGGGCTGTTCCTTGAGATGGGCCTGGAGCCGTTCGACCGCCGTGTCGAGGTCACCGCCGGCGAGCTGGGCCGCGGACACACCCGGCGAGGAGGACATGGCCACCGTCCGGTCGTCGTCCCCGGCGCCGAGCGCCACCGCGAACCCGGTGAACGCGACGGCCAGCGCCACCGCACAAGCTCCGACCCGCACCAGCCGCCGCCCGCCCGACTCGGCCACGGGCCTCCGCCCGGACCGGGACGCCGACCCACGACCGGCCACCGGCGCGGGAGCCGGGGCC encodes the following:
- a CDS encoding tetratricopeptide repeat protein encodes the protein MSPRTTDSAPRSGRPRPDGGAPDQDRPQLTTSTGPTRTGPTESARPTDPGSAASARPTDAGSATVAERGADTGSAPVPGPASDGGSRPSPATGSGADARPDSASAAEPSPASGAAAEAGSTPDAEAEPASRFVSDTEADSGADSGTGSGSASDAGPDAKAGSASDTESRPTPDTETGSAPGVDLDAGSDAMPVSGAASQGEGAPAPAPVAGRGSASRSGRRPVAESGGRRLVRVGACAVALAVAFTGFAVALGAGDDDRTVAMSSSPGVSAAQLAGGDLDTAVERLQAHLKEQPKDFGSWSTLGLAYVEQARVKGDPSRYPQAEKALQRSLELRPDNDPALAGLAALAAARHEFEDALRFADRALKENPYSERALCSRVDALVELGRYDDALAAVRLADTRRPGIPVFTRYAYVYELRGDVKTARRVLEQALDSAATRGDIAYVATQLGQLAWKQGDHRTALDHYARALGADDTYLPALEGRARAQAASGDGAEAIRGLEQVVSSYPLPGPLVVLGELYEAEGDRTKANDQYALVDAYTAIARANGVNADLDTALAAADHGDTKAALRAAEAEFKRRETVHTADALAWALHVNGRDEEALPYARRATATGYKDATFLYHRGMVEYAAGDKKDARTTLKAALDLNAGFSPLGAAEARETLKALQALETAK